One genomic window of Amphiura filiformis chromosome 3, Afil_fr2py, whole genome shotgun sequence includes the following:
- the LOC140148719 gene encoding LOW QUALITY PROTEIN: b(0,+)-type amino acid transporter 1-like (The sequence of the model RefSeq protein was modified relative to this genomic sequence to represent the inferred CDS: inserted 1 base in 1 codon), with amino-acid sequence MSSELNYRPRESVKAADTGQDVKQMEIKNDDDPFGEEKVGLKRQVGLLSGIALIVGSMIGSGIFVSPKGVLVNTESVGMSLVIWTLCGVLATFGALCYAELGTMIPKSGGEHAYLNEIYGPPIAFLFAWTAIIVLKPSALAIISLSFGEYVVAPFYEGSECGPPVSATKLVAVLCVILIVVINCASVKAATAVQXLFTVAKLLACALIIIIGFIEMGKGNTEYINPKVSFQGSTANVFAYGLAFYQGLWAYDGWNQLNYITEELINPYRNLPLAIVIGIPLVTTVYLMVNISYFTVMSPDELLQSGAVAVTFADRTLGVMSWIMPVAVAFSTFGAANGNCFACSRLTYVAAREGHMVKALSMVHAKRITPFTAVMFMATVSILMMIPSDFDTLVNYFSFASWMFYGAAATGVLILRYKQPDRVRPIKIPIVIPIVIILASIYLVVAPIIDEPTLEFLYAALFILAGFILYFPFVHYGYHPKFMNYITTFVQLLLEVVPGGETTDENSKENLMT; translated from the exons ATGTCGTCAGAATTGAACTATCGACCCCGGGAGTCTGTAAAAGCAGCTGATACTGGACAGGACGTCAAACAGATGGAAATCAAGAACGATGACGATCCGTTTGGTGAAGAAAAAGTGGGACTCAAACGGCAG GTTGGTCTGCTTAGCGGTATTGCCCTTATTGTTGGTAGTATGATTGGCTCTGGTATCTTCGTCTCGCCTAAAGGTGTCCTTGTAAACACTGAAAGTGTTGGAATGAGTCTTGTCATATGGACTCTGTGTGGAGTACTTGCTACATTCG GCGCACTTTGTTATGCGGAACTTGGTACAATGATTCCCAAATCAGGAGGTGAACATGCCTATCTAAATGAGATCTACGGTCCACCTATCGCCTTCCTATTTGCCTGGACAGCTATCATTGTATTGAAACCTTCTGCGCTTGCTATAATAAGTCTTAGTTTTGGTGAATATGTGGTGGCACCATTTTATGAAGGAAGTGAATGCGGTCCTCCAGTGTCAGCAACAAAATTGGTAGCTGTACTTTGCGTTA TTTTGATCGTTGTTATAAATTGTGCAAGTGTCAAGGCTGCTACAGCGGTTC AACTTTTTACAGTGGCGAAACTCCTGGCTTGTGCTCTGATAATAATAATTGGATTTATTGAGATGGGAAAAG GTAACACAGAGTACATCAATCCAAAGGTATCGTTCCAAGGCTCAACAGCCAATGTATTTGCGTATGGTCTGGCTTTTTACCAAGGACTGTGGGCGTATGATGGATGGAATCAACTCAACTATATTACAGAGGAACTTATAAATCCATACAG GAATCTTCCTCTAGCTATTGTTATTGGTATCCCACTGGTAACAACTGTGTACCTGATGGTCAACATATCATACTTTACTGTCATGTCGCCTGATGAACTATTGCAATCAGGAGCTGTTGCAGTG ACCTTTGCCGATCGGACCCTGGGAGTCATGTCTTGGATTATGCCTGTAGCAGTAGCATTTTCGACATTCGGAGCAGCAAATGGTAACTGCTTTGCATGTAGTAG GTTGACATATGTTGCAGCAAGAGAAGGACACATGGTAAAAGCGCTGTCTATGGTACATGCtaaaagaataacaccatttaCTGCTGTTATGTTTATG GCAACTGTGTCTATTCTCATGATGATACCAAGTGATTTTGACACACTGGTCAACTATTTCAGTTTTGCTTCTTGGATGTTCTACGGAGCAGCAGCAACAGGAGTACTTATTCTTCGATACAAGCAACCAGATAGAGTTCGACCAATTAAG ATTCCTATTGTTATCCCAATCGTCATTATTCTGGCATCAATCTACTTGGTAGTGGCACCAATAATTGATGAACCTACTCTTGAATTCCTCTACGCAGCGCTGTTCATTTTGGCTGGTTTTATTCTTTATTTCCCATTCGTTCACTATGGATACCATCCTAAATTCATGA ATTACATCACTACTTTTGTGCAGTTACTCCTTGAAGTTGTACCTGGTGGAGAAACTACTGATGAAAATAGCAAAGAGAACCTCATGACCTAA